In the genome of Actinomadura graeca, one region contains:
- a CDS encoding ABC transporter ATP-binding protein, which produces MAAITMKNIVKRYGDGFPAVNEVSLDVRDGEFMILVGPSGCGKSTLLRMIVGLEDITSGEMLIGDRVVNRVAPRERNLSMVFQNYALYPHLTVYENIAFPLRLAKTSDDEVRRRVTETAELLELTEHLERKPANLSGGQRQRVAMGRAIVRQADAFLFDEPLSNLDAKLRGQMRTEISRLQRRLGVTTVYVTHDQTEAMTLGDRVAVLRKGVLQQVGGPRELYEEPVNLFVAGFIGSPSMNFLPASVDGRFLETPLGRFEVRDDRKAAAVQGREVVLVGIRPEHFEDASLVGEEKKGRGSIVQAHVDVTEWLGNELYAYVPYEAPADLAAQLRDLSRELDSDQLRTQAVVALDAGSAITPGRDAELWIDTSRIHIFDPSTGENLTRDEEHVARLGRAAEESREAQRRAQREHAAPADGASVAEP; this is translated from the coding sequence ATGGCCGCCATCACCATGAAGAACATCGTCAAGCGGTACGGCGACGGTTTCCCGGCCGTGAACGAGGTGTCCCTGGACGTCCGGGACGGCGAGTTCATGATCCTGGTCGGCCCGTCCGGCTGCGGGAAGTCCACGCTGCTGCGGATGATCGTCGGGCTGGAGGACATCACCTCCGGCGAGATGCTCATCGGCGACCGGGTCGTCAACAGGGTCGCGCCGCGCGAGCGGAACCTGTCGATGGTGTTCCAGAACTACGCGCTCTACCCGCACCTGACCGTCTACGAGAACATCGCGTTCCCGCTGCGGCTCGCCAAGACCTCCGACGACGAGGTGCGGCGGCGCGTCACCGAGACGGCGGAGCTGCTGGAGCTGACCGAGCACCTGGAGCGCAAGCCCGCGAACCTGTCCGGCGGGCAGCGGCAGCGCGTCGCGATGGGCCGCGCGATCGTCCGGCAGGCCGACGCGTTCCTGTTCGACGAGCCGCTGTCCAACCTGGACGCGAAGCTGCGCGGCCAGATGCGCACCGAGATCTCCCGGCTCCAGCGGCGGCTCGGCGTCACGACCGTGTACGTCACGCACGACCAGACGGAGGCGATGACGCTCGGCGACCGTGTCGCGGTGCTGCGCAAGGGCGTCCTCCAGCAGGTCGGCGGCCCCCGCGAGCTGTACGAGGAGCCCGTCAACCTGTTCGTGGCGGGGTTCATCGGGTCGCCGTCGATGAACTTCCTGCCCGCGTCCGTGGACGGGAGGTTCCTGGAGACCCCGCTCGGCCGGTTCGAGGTCCGCGACGACCGGAAGGCCGCCGCCGTGCAGGGCCGCGAGGTGGTGCTCGTCGGCATCCGCCCGGAGCACTTCGAGGACGCGTCGCTGGTCGGGGAGGAGAAGAAGGGGCGCGGCAGCATCGTCCAGGCGCACGTGGACGTCACCGAGTGGCTGGGCAACGAGCTGTACGCCTACGTCCCCTACGAGGCGCCCGCGGATCTCGCCGCGCAGCTGCGCGACCTGTCCCGCGAGCTCGACAGCGACCAGCTCCGCACGCAGGCCGTCGTGGCGCTGGACGCGGGCAGCGCCATCACGCCCGGACGCGACGCCGAGCTGTGGATCGACACGTCCCGGATCCACATCTTCGATCCGTCCACCGGCGAGAACCTCACCCGGGACGAGGAGCACGTCGCCCGGCTCGGCCGCGCCGCCGAGGAGTCGCGGGAGGCGCAGCGCCGCGCGCAGCGGGAGCACGCCGCGCCCGCCGACGGCGCGTCCGTCGCCGAACCCTGA
- a CDS encoding carbohydrate ABC transporter permease, with protein MESTRSKWLWILASLLILVWTVFPILWIVMLSFKQPGEVGNQKGFFPKDWTWENYRTVFKTDLFTSALVNSIGISVIATFVGVVFATLVAYAIARLEFPGKKLILSFALAIAMFPVVSLVGPLFNLWRDIGLYDTWPGLIIPYISFALPLAIWTLSAFFREIPWEMEQAAQVDGATTWQAFRKVIVPLAAPGVFTAAILTFFFCWNDFVFGISLTSSDQARPVPAALAFFTGASQFEQPTTAICAAAVVVTVPVVVIVLAFQRRIVAGLTSGAVKG; from the coding sequence ATGGAGAGCACCCGTTCCAAGTGGCTGTGGATCCTCGCGTCCCTGCTCATCCTCGTCTGGACGGTCTTCCCGATCCTGTGGATCGTGATGCTGTCGTTCAAGCAGCCCGGCGAGGTCGGCAACCAGAAGGGGTTCTTCCCCAAGGACTGGACGTGGGAGAACTACCGGACGGTCTTCAAGACCGACCTGTTCACCTCCGCGCTGGTCAACTCGATCGGCATCTCGGTGATCGCGACGTTCGTCGGGGTGGTGTTCGCGACGCTCGTCGCCTACGCCATCGCCCGGCTGGAGTTTCCCGGTAAGAAGCTCATCCTGTCGTTCGCGCTGGCCATCGCGATGTTCCCGGTCGTGTCGCTCGTTGGCCCGCTGTTCAACCTGTGGCGCGACATCGGCCTGTACGACACCTGGCCCGGCCTGATCATCCCCTACATCTCCTTCGCGCTGCCGCTCGCGATCTGGACGCTGTCGGCGTTCTTCCGTGAGATCCCGTGGGAGATGGAACAGGCCGCGCAGGTGGACGGGGCCACCACGTGGCAGGCGTTCCGGAAGGTGATCGTCCCGCTGGCGGCGCCCGGCGTGTTCACCGCCGCGATCCTCACCTTCTTCTTCTGCTGGAACGACTTCGTGTTCGGGATCTCGCTGACGTCCTCCGACCAGGCGCGTCCCGTCCCGGCGGCGCTCGCGTTCTTCACCGGCGCGTCCCAGTTCGAGCAGCCCACCACCGCCATCTGCGCGGCGGCGGTGGTGGTGACCGTGCCCGTCGTCGTCATCGTCCTGGCGTTCCAGCGCCGCATCGTGGCCGGGCTGACGTCCGGCGCCGTCAAGGGCTGA
- a CDS encoding carbohydrate ABC transporter permease, protein MTAVHSAPAPGQSRAGRAEISDRSRAERRLGLLLSAPAVLVMLLVTAYPLINALYLSLFSYRITAPDDKRFVGLANYWTALSDPLFWQDVFTTFFITFVTVAVELVIGFGLAMVMHRALFARRTVRTAILLPYGIVTVISAFAWRYAFDLQSGFVNSWFGLGDYAWFSGRWSSLFVIILSEIWKTTPFVSLLLLAGLAQVPRDLGEAATVDGATAWQRLRRVTIPNMKAAILVAVLFRTLDAWRIFDNVFIMTAGQQKTETLSFLTYRQTITRTAIGLGDAVGVLLFLSVVLIAFVFIRGFRVDLSQVRGDR, encoded by the coding sequence ATGACCGCAGTGCACAGCGCGCCGGCCCCCGGGCAGAGCAGGGCCGGGCGCGCGGAGATCTCCGACCGGAGCCGCGCCGAACGCCGTCTCGGGCTGCTGCTGTCGGCGCCCGCCGTGCTCGTCATGCTGCTGGTGACCGCGTACCCGCTGATCAACGCGCTGTACCTGTCGCTGTTCAGCTACCGGATCACCGCGCCGGACGACAAGCGCTTCGTCGGCCTCGCCAACTACTGGACGGCCCTGTCGGACCCCCTGTTCTGGCAGGACGTGTTCACCACGTTCTTCATCACGTTCGTCACGGTCGCCGTGGAGCTCGTCATCGGGTTCGGGCTCGCGATGGTGATGCACCGGGCGCTGTTCGCGCGCCGGACCGTCCGCACCGCGATCCTGCTGCCGTACGGGATCGTCACCGTCATCTCGGCGTTCGCGTGGCGATACGCGTTCGACCTCCAGTCGGGGTTCGTGAACTCCTGGTTCGGGCTCGGCGACTACGCCTGGTTCTCGGGCCGCTGGTCGTCCCTGTTCGTGATCATCCTGTCGGAGATCTGGAAGACGACCCCGTTCGTGTCGTTGCTGCTGCTCGCCGGGCTGGCGCAGGTGCCGCGCGACCTCGGCGAGGCCGCGACGGTGGACGGCGCGACCGCGTGGCAGCGGCTGCGCCGGGTGACGATCCCGAACATGAAGGCCGCGATCCTCGTCGCGGTGCTGTTCCGCACCCTCGACGCGTGGCGGATCTTCGACAACGTGTTCATCATGACGGCCGGCCAGCAGAAGACCGAGACGCTGTCGTTCCTCACCTACCGGCAGACGATCACCCGGACCGCGATCGGGCTCGGCGACGCCGTCGGCGTCCTGCTGTTCCTGTCGGTGGTGCTGATCGCGTTCGTGTTCATCCGGGGGTTCCGCGTGGACCTGTCCCAAGTGCGAGGTGACCGGTGA
- a CDS encoding extracellular solute-binding protein: MALTVLAGGLTACSGGGGTPTLNWYINPDDGGQAKLAAACTQASGGKYRIKTSVLPNDATQQREQLVRRLAAKDSGLDIMSLDPVYVAEAANAGFLRPFPAGEAARFTEGVFPPAVQNSTWEGRLYAAPFWANTQLLWYRKSAAKKAGIDPKAPGFTWNELIDGAVRSGTTVGAQGNKYEGYMVWINALIASAGGRIISDAEKGDDATIDIDSPAGRQAAAIIRKLARSSAASPTLSTDIEEQARSLLNGPRGGFMVNWGYIWRAENGDAKDGVIDKRIPADLDWARYPRVNANQESKPPFGGIELGIGAYGKYKDTFSVEAVRCITSTENMKKYMIDSGNPAARAAVYDDPEIKKEFPMAGLIRDSINAAAPRPITPYYTDVSGAVLSRWHPPASVDPNTTPARSAEFIRQVLRDQALL, encoded by the coding sequence GTGGCGCTGACCGTGCTGGCCGGTGGCCTCACGGCGTGTTCCGGCGGTGGCGGCACCCCCACGCTGAACTGGTACATCAATCCCGACGACGGCGGCCAGGCCAAGCTCGCCGCGGCGTGCACGCAGGCGTCCGGCGGCAAGTACCGGATCAAGACGTCGGTGCTGCCCAACGACGCGACGCAGCAGCGCGAGCAGCTCGTCCGGCGGCTGGCCGCGAAGGACTCCGGGCTCGACATCATGAGCCTGGACCCGGTGTACGTGGCGGAGGCCGCCAACGCCGGGTTCCTGCGCCCGTTCCCGGCGGGCGAGGCGGCCCGGTTCACCGAGGGGGTGTTCCCGCCCGCCGTCCAGAACTCGACGTGGGAGGGCAGGCTGTACGCGGCGCCGTTCTGGGCGAACACGCAGCTGCTCTGGTACCGCAAGTCCGCCGCGAAGAAGGCCGGCATCGATCCGAAGGCGCCCGGCTTCACGTGGAACGAGCTCATCGACGGCGCCGTGCGCTCCGGGACGACGGTCGGCGCGCAGGGCAACAAGTACGAGGGCTACATGGTGTGGATCAACGCCCTCATCGCGTCCGCCGGCGGGCGGATCATCAGTGACGCCGAGAAGGGCGACGACGCCACCATCGACATCGACTCGCCGGCCGGACGGCAGGCCGCCGCGATCATCCGCAAGCTCGCCCGGTCCAGCGCCGCGAGCCCGACGCTGTCCACCGACATCGAGGAGCAGGCGAGGTCGCTGCTGAACGGGCCGCGCGGCGGGTTCATGGTCAACTGGGGCTACATCTGGCGGGCCGAGAACGGCGACGCCAAGGACGGCGTCATCGACAAGCGCATCCCGGCCGACCTCGACTGGGCCCGCTACCCGAGGGTGAACGCGAACCAGGAGAGCAAGCCGCCGTTCGGCGGCATCGAGCTCGGCATCGGCGCGTACGGCAAGTACAAGGACACCTTCTCCGTCGAGGCCGTCAGGTGCATCACCTCCACCGAGAACATGAAGAAGTACATGATCGACTCGGGTAACCCGGCGGCCCGCGCCGCGGTCTACGACGACCCGGAGATCAAGAAGGAGTTCCCGATGGCCGGGCTGATCCGCGACTCCATCAACGCCGCGGCGCCCCGTCCCATCACCCCCTACTACACCGACGTGTCCGGTGCCGTGCTGAGCCGCTGGCACCCGCCCGCCTCGGTCGACCCCAACACGACGCCGGCCCGGTCCGCGGAATTCATCCGCCAGGTCCTGCGCGACCAGGCGCTGCTCTGA
- a CDS encoding quinone-dependent dihydroorotate dehydrogenase: MYRLLFSRVITRVPAETVHHLTLRGLRAIQAVPGAAPLLRRVLAPRDPALAVRALGLDFPSPLGLAAGFDKDALAYEALGAFGFGHVEVGTVTGRGQPGNPRPRLFRLVADRAVINRMGFNNEGSEAAARRLRHRRPGTIVGVNIGKTKAVPEGEAAADYVASTERLAPHADYLVVNVSSPNTPGLRDLQAVEHLRPLLSAVREAADRSSPRRVPLLVKIAPDLADEDVDAVADLALELGLDGMIAANTTIGREGLRSEAGLVKETGGLSGAPLKDRSLDVLRRLRARTGDRLVLISVGGVETADDVWERVRAGATLVQGYTGMIYGGPLWAHRLNRGLSRRLRGSAFPTIAAARRP; this comes from the coding sequence ATGTATCGACTTCTCTTCTCACGCGTCATCACCCGGGTACCGGCGGAGACCGTCCACCACCTCACGCTGCGGGGGCTGCGCGCGATCCAGGCCGTTCCCGGTGCCGCGCCGCTGCTGCGCCGCGTCCTCGCGCCGCGGGACCCCGCGCTGGCCGTCCGGGCGCTGGGCCTGGACTTCCCCAGCCCGCTCGGACTCGCCGCCGGGTTCGACAAGGACGCCCTCGCCTACGAGGCGCTCGGCGCGTTCGGGTTCGGCCACGTCGAGGTCGGGACGGTCACCGGCCGCGGCCAGCCCGGCAACCCGCGCCCGAGGCTGTTCCGCCTCGTCGCCGACCGGGCGGTCATCAACCGCATGGGCTTCAACAACGAGGGCTCCGAGGCCGCCGCGCGCCGGCTGCGGCACCGCCGCCCGGGGACGATCGTCGGGGTCAACATCGGCAAGACCAAGGCCGTCCCGGAGGGCGAGGCCGCCGCCGACTACGTGGCGAGCACCGAGCGGCTCGCCCCGCACGCCGATTACCTGGTCGTGAACGTCAGCTCCCCCAACACACCCGGGCTGCGCGACCTCCAGGCGGTCGAGCACCTGCGGCCGCTGCTCTCGGCCGTCCGCGAGGCCGCCGACCGCTCGTCCCCGCGCCGCGTCCCGCTGCTGGTCAAGATCGCCCCGGACCTCGCCGACGAGGACGTCGACGCCGTCGCCGACCTCGCCCTCGAACTCGGGCTGGACGGCATGATCGCCGCCAACACCACCATCGGGCGGGAGGGCCTGCGCAGCGAGGCGGGCCTGGTGAAGGAGACCGGCGGCCTGTCGGGCGCCCCGCTCAAGGACCGGTCCCTGGACGTCCTGCGCCGCCTGCGCGCCCGCACGGGCGACCGTCTCGTCCTGATATCGGTGGGCGGTGTCGAGACCGCCGACGACGTCTGGGAGCGCGTCCGCGCCGGGGCGACGCTCGTCCAGGGCTACACCGGCATGATCTACGGCGGCCCGCTGTGGGCCCACCGGCTCAACCGCGGCCTGTCCCGGCGCCTGCGGGGCAGCGCCTTCCCCACGATCGCCGCCGCCCGCCGCCCCTGA
- a CDS encoding DUF7059 domain-containing protein, with amino-acid sequence MPDLRAPLDRVRAVLDGADYTVDAVRGLLGPVAGGALARDEIVPALRATRGGSPLEALTRLFWLQVPVDVKALDAAALPVDALVAAGLAEVSGGEVRALLHVEPLESVDGGGDGGGELGDGGMEDGDGGGEDGDGGDRCRGRDGHAGYAVSDLKVRPGSGRVVPSDHVVGAGGASGSLARLVVHRAVDNILDLGTGCGVQALHLAARNPSARITATDVNPRALKLAAMSFALSGADGVELLEGPFLEPVRRRRFDLIVSNPPFVVAPSGDGGRRFTYRESGLPGDDFCRRLVTEAPALLDDGGHVQLLANWLHVEGVPWDERVGAWARESACDAWIVQREVQDPAEYAELWLRDSCEAGTPEYHARYEAWLGHFERQGVTGVGFGWITLRRSGADRPAVRVEEIRHAVEQPAGAYVDHVLDGLAAAEKFSTVCGQPVLRAAPGIVQEQIGEPGAEDPERIVLRQSGRLRRAAGVGTVEAALASVCDGTLPLDPLLDAIARLTGMDPDEVRAHAAAVLPELIADGFFEVP; translated from the coding sequence GTGCCTGATCTTCGTGCGCCCCTCGACCGCGTCCGTGCCGTCCTGGACGGGGCGGACTACACCGTGGACGCCGTGCGCGGCCTGCTCGGCCCCGTGGCGGGCGGTGCGCTGGCGCGCGACGAGATCGTCCCGGCGCTGCGCGCCACGCGTGGCGGGTCGCCGCTGGAGGCGCTGACCCGGCTGTTCTGGCTCCAGGTCCCCGTGGACGTGAAAGCCCTCGATGCCGCCGCCCTGCCGGTGGACGCTCTCGTCGCGGCCGGGTTGGCGGAGGTGTCGGGCGGCGAGGTGCGGGCGCTGCTGCACGTGGAGCCGCTGGAGTCGGTGGACGGCGGCGGGGACGGCGGCGGCGAGCTCGGCGACGGCGGCATGGAGGACGGCGACGGCGGTGGGGAGGACGGCGACGGCGGGGATCGTTGCCGAGGCCGTGACGGGCACGCCGGGTACGCGGTCTCGGATCTGAAAGTGCGGCCCGGCTCGGGGCGCGTCGTCCCGTCCGATCATGTGGTGGGGGCGGGCGGTGCTTCAGGCAGCCTCGCGCGGCTGGTTGTCCACAGGGCTGTGGACAACATCCTCGATCTCGGGACGGGATGCGGCGTCCAGGCGCTGCACCTGGCGGCGCGGAACCCGTCCGCGCGGATCACGGCCACGGACGTCAACCCGCGCGCCCTGAAGCTGGCCGCGATGAGCTTCGCGCTCTCCGGCGCGGACGGCGTCGAACTCCTTGAGGGGCCGTTCCTGGAGCCGGTCCGGCGGCGGCGGTTCGACCTGATCGTCTCGAATCCGCCGTTCGTCGTCGCGCCGTCCGGCGACGGTGGCCGAAGGTTCACCTACCGGGAGTCGGGGCTGCCGGGCGACGACTTCTGCCGCCGGCTCGTCACCGAGGCGCCCGCGTTGCTGGACGACGGCGGGCACGTCCAGCTGCTGGCCAACTGGCTGCATGTCGAGGGTGTGCCGTGGGACGAGCGCGTCGGCGCCTGGGCGCGGGAGTCGGCCTGCGACGCGTGGATCGTGCAGCGGGAGGTGCAGGACCCGGCCGAGTACGCGGAGCTGTGGCTGCGCGACTCCTGCGAGGCCGGGACGCCCGAGTACCACGCCCGGTACGAGGCGTGGCTCGGCCACTTCGAACGCCAGGGCGTGACGGGCGTCGGCTTCGGATGGATCACGTTGCGGCGGTCCGGGGCGGACCGGCCCGCCGTCAGGGTGGAGGAGATCCGGCATGCCGTCGAGCAGCCCGCCGGAGCGTACGTGGATCATGTCCTGGACGGGCTCGCCGCGGCGGAAAAGTTTTCCACAGTCTGTGGACAGCCGGTGCTGCGTGCGGCTCCCGGGATCGTCCAGGAGCAGATCGGCGAGCCCGGCGCCGAGGACCCGGAGCGGATCGTCCTGCGGCAGTCCGGACGGCTGCGGCGCGCGGCGGGCGTCGGCACGGTCGAGGCCGCGCTCGCCAGCGTCTGCGACGGCACCCTCCCGCTGGACCCCCTGCTGGACGCGATAGCCCGGCTCACCGGCATGGACCCCGACGAGGTGCGCGCGCACGCGGCCGCCGTCCTGCCCGAGCTGATCGCGGACGGGTTCTTCGAGGTCCCCTGA
- a CDS encoding beta-class carbonic anhydrase, which translates to MSVTDELLANAERYAASFDKGDLPLPPGKGVAVVACMDARLNPYGVLGLTEGDAHVIRNAGGVITADGRRSLAISQRLLGTREIILIHHTDCGMLTFTDDAFKADIQRETGLKPDWSAEAFGDLDEDVRQSIGRVRSDPFIPHTDQVRGFVYEVETGRLREVKG; encoded by the coding sequence ATGAGCGTGACGGACGAACTCCTCGCCAACGCGGAGCGCTACGCCGCATCCTTCGACAAGGGCGACCTCCCCCTGCCTCCCGGCAAGGGCGTCGCCGTCGTCGCCTGCATGGACGCGCGCCTCAACCCCTACGGCGTCCTCGGCCTCACCGAGGGCGACGCGCACGTGATCCGCAACGCCGGGGGCGTGATCACCGCCGACGGGCGCCGCAGCCTCGCCATCAGCCAGCGGCTCCTCGGCACCCGCGAGATCATCCTGATCCACCACACCGACTGCGGCATGCTGACCTTCACCGACGACGCGTTCAAGGCCGACATCCAGCGCGAGACCGGCCTCAAGCCCGACTGGTCCGCCGAGGCGTTCGGCGACCTGGACGAGGACGTCCGCCAGTCGATCGGACGCGTCCGGTCCGACCCGTTCATCCCGCACACCGACCAGGTCCGCGGCTTCGTCTACGAGGTGGAGACCGGCCGCCTGCGCGAGGTGAAGGGCTGA
- a CDS encoding N-acetylmuramoyl-L-alanine amidase produces the protein MRIHRGGPALAGLALCLGVLAACGGSSGGQAKGDAAPPPTVGATTPQNATGADPADPADPAKPGAADGSSLRGKVIVIDPGHNGGNASHPSEINKQVQIGNGSKACDTSGTSTNAGYDEHAFTWDVSNRLAKLLRAKGAKVTLTRTNDTGVGPCITERAAIGNRLGADAALSVHADGAPASGHGFHIIEPIAVKGHNAKAVPASLRLGRILRDAYHSGTGVPYSTYIGEKALDRRDDLGGLNLSTVPKVFIECGNMRNAGDAAKLSSAPFRQRIAESLAKGFASYFG, from the coding sequence GTGCGCATCCATCGAGGCGGCCCGGCGCTCGCCGGTCTCGCGCTGTGCCTCGGCGTCCTCGCGGCGTGCGGCGGCTCGTCCGGGGGCCAGGCGAAGGGCGACGCTGCGCCCCCGCCGACCGTGGGCGCCACCACGCCGCAGAACGCCACGGGCGCGGACCCGGCTGACCCCGCGGACCCGGCGAAGCCCGGGGCGGCGGACGGCTCCTCCCTGCGAGGCAAGGTGATCGTCATCGATCCCGGGCACAACGGCGGCAACGCCTCGCACCCGTCCGAGATCAACAAGCAGGTGCAGATCGGCAACGGCAGCAAGGCGTGCGACACGTCCGGTACCAGCACGAACGCCGGATACGACGAGCACGCCTTCACCTGGGACGTCTCGAACCGGCTCGCCAAGCTGCTGCGGGCGAAGGGCGCGAAGGTGACGCTGACCCGCACGAACGACACCGGTGTGGGGCCGTGCATCACCGAGCGCGCCGCCATCGGGAACCGGCTGGGCGCCGACGCCGCGCTGTCGGTCCACGCGGACGGCGCCCCCGCGTCCGGCCACGGCTTCCACATCATCGAGCCGATCGCGGTGAAGGGGCACAACGCTAAGGCGGTGCCCGCCTCGCTCAGGCTGGGCAGGATTCTGCGCGACGCCTACCACTCGGGCACCGGCGTCCCGTACTCCACCTACATCGGTGAGAAGGCCCTGGACAGGCGCGACGATCTCGGCGGCCTGAACCTGTCCACGGTGCCGAAGGTCTTCATCGAGTGCGGCAACATGCGCAACGCGGGCGACGCGGCCAAGCTCTCCAGCGCGCCGTTCAGGCAGCGCATAGCCGAGTCCCTGGCCAAGGGTTTCGCGTCCTACTTCGGCTGA